The DNA sequence AAAGCATCACTGGTATCGCTACAGACATTGCAACAAAACTACAGTCAGCATGTTTGGCGTGCTGTGATCCCTGTAGATACACAATTTAGAAATGCCAGCTTAAAACATATGCCGCCTTCTATGTACTCACGTAGTAGCCGCGGTGTTGCTGCCTATGGCGCATTATTGCAAGACTTGTTGGCAAGCGAGAAACAACAGGAACGATTGTATGGATAAGAAGCAAATACATGCTGCGTTAGATGATTATTTTACATCTATGTTATCTGTGCCTGTTGTGGAAGACGCACCAAAGGTAAGCCTTGAAACTGTACATGTTGATACAAAGCACGTTGATACAGGTCTCGTTGATATAGCGCAGCTTGATAGCACAATTGCTGACGTTGGCACACAATTACAACACGAATTACAGCCGGTATTGAGTGACGTTGCTGTTGCAGTCATGAGTGAGTTTAAAATACCGGAGCCTGATGGTTCTGGCAGTATTAGCGACTTAGACCAGTTGCTAGGCTCTGTGGTTGATATCGACTTAGCTGATATGGATTTATCCGTGCTAGATGCTCCACATAGTGGCGCAGACACTGACGCGATTATTGATACGACTGTCTCGGCAGATATTACGGTTGCTCGCACTGAAGAATCGTTAATACCAGAAATCAGGGAAGTTGAGCGTGAGGTCGTTGAAGATATCGCCGTGACTGATACCAGTATCAGTCACGCTGAAGA is a window from the Moritella sp. F3 genome containing:
- a CDS encoding chemotaxis protein CheW → MDKKQIHAALDDYFTSMLSVPVVEDAPKVSLETVHVDTKHVDTGLVDIAQLDSTIADVGTQLQHELQPVLSDVAVAVMSEFKIPEPDGSGSISDLDQLLGSVVDIDLADMDLSVLDAPHSGADTDAIIDTTVSADITVARTEESLIPEIREVEREVVEDIAVTDTSISHAEDNTVLDSASETALEADEEPAVEWKNIELEERFQALFFEVAGVTFAVPLTELGGIHQADTVNSLFGKPDWYLGIMQHREQKLSVVDTAQWVMPEQNMGEIDYKYQIQLSESNWVLGCEKLHGTETLNRMDIKWRSTAGSRPWLAGMVKSRMCVLLHVTEMIKLLDNGINIHGQ